From Methanocella paludicola SANAE, a single genomic window includes:
- a CDS encoding DUF424 domain-containing protein — MKVYHIGEEVLVAVSDESCLGKEFTEGDIHLKVNKEFYGEERADKDEVVSALCDATIANLVGEQSVATAVENGFVNPSDVIYIQGVPHAQMVCI; from the coding sequence ATGAAGGTCTATCATATCGGCGAGGAGGTCCTCGTGGCGGTCTCCGACGAGAGCTGTCTCGGTAAGGAGTTTACCGAAGGCGATATTCACCTGAAGGTCAATAAGGAGTTCTATGGCGAGGAGCGTGCGGATAAGGACGAGGTGGTCTCGGCCCTTTGTGACGCCACCATCGCAAACCTCGTCGGCGAGCAGAGCGTCGCCACCGCCGTCGAGAACGGCTTCGTCAACCCCTCGGATGTCATTTACATCCAGGGCGTGCCTCACGCTCAAATGGTGTGCATCTAA
- a CDS encoding Lrp/AsnC family transcriptional regulator, with product MEIDLLNKKILQLLQKDGRITYKDITKEMDRAESTVRERIGFMEDQKIIEGYTAIINKPRVGLNRSAILYARVPISSFEEIANNLKAVNGVLQIYRTSGDKNLAFFMAATDDEELNRTIKNKVTPLGVTDIEVSIILEAVREIAEVNILSVEEKNEMDEKKRQREVSRTQKAVKGEKKIGTALENALENFRVQV from the coding sequence ATGGAGATAGACTTACTCAATAAAAAAATTCTACAGCTTCTACAGAAGGACGGCAGGATCACATACAAGGACATCACGAAAGAGATGGACCGGGCCGAATCCACGGTGCGAGAGCGCATCGGCTTCATGGAAGACCAGAAGATCATCGAAGGCTATACGGCTATCATCAACAAGCCCCGGGTCGGCCTGAACCGGAGTGCCATCCTCTATGCGAGGGTCCCTATATCCAGCTTCGAGGAGATCGCGAACAATCTGAAAGCGGTGAACGGCGTCCTCCAGATCTACCGGACGAGCGGGGATAAGAACCTGGCGTTCTTCATGGCCGCCACCGATGACGAGGAGCTTAACCGTACTATAAAGAATAAAGTCACGCCCCTGGGCGTCACTGACATCGAAGTGTCCATCATCCTCGAGGCAGTGCGCGAGATCGCCGAAGTCAATATCCTCAGTGTCGAAGAGAAGAATGAGATGGACGAGAAGAAGCGCCAGCGCGAGGTCAGCCGCACACAGAAGGCCGTCAAGGGCGAGAAGAAGATCGGCACCGCGCTTGAGAATGCTTTAGAGAACTTCCGGGTCCAGGTTTAA
- a CDS encoding ATP-binding protein has product MASINENAVLDVLELLLTAEIYNNSNNLDEDDLPPQIRKHYWDAKEKKVNRPMKVVESDIKAIYGLDNAKDIMSSLPFVNFDEFGSIYTLTVLDLGTKWFAKKDVKDRINNNPVLAFYYQNYGNFDVDYKEVRSRNPTKESGREWIDGLSKSIADEGADSIDMLKLVHIVAPEEVGQKLDDIVLTGEQEAEVEKIVKAIQYRDYLRKIGLREIGKLLFVGPPGTGKTSTARAMSARLRLPFLEVKLSMITSQYLGETSKNIDKVFELAKKLSPCILFIDEFDFVAKTRTSDEHAAIKRAVNTLLKCIDEISLVNDGVLLIGATNHPKLLDNAVWRRFDEIVMFPLPDRDMRKKIFELVLDPIDGDFDIDALADRTENYAGSDLRLIVREAVLNALTEDRTKLNQEDMIKALKQFEDRINLRLNDDAGTS; this is encoded by the coding sequence ATGGCAAGCATAAACGAGAACGCCGTGCTCGACGTTCTAGAATTACTATTAACCGCTGAGATCTACAACAACTCGAACAACCTTGATGAGGACGACCTGCCGCCCCAGATCCGAAAGCACTACTGGGACGCCAAGGAGAAAAAAGTCAACCGTCCCATGAAGGTCGTCGAGTCCGATATCAAGGCTATCTACGGCCTGGACAACGCGAAGGACATCATGTCCTCGCTTCCCTTCGTCAACTTCGACGAGTTCGGCTCCATCTACACGCTCACAGTGCTCGACCTGGGCACCAAGTGGTTCGCCAAGAAGGACGTCAAAGACCGGATCAACAACAACCCCGTCCTGGCCTTCTACTACCAGAATTACGGCAACTTCGACGTCGACTATAAGGAAGTACGCTCCCGTAACCCGACCAAGGAATCGGGCAGGGAATGGATCGACGGCCTGAGCAAGAGCATCGCCGACGAAGGCGCTGACTCCATCGACATGCTCAAGCTCGTCCACATCGTGGCGCCGGAAGAAGTGGGCCAGAAGCTCGACGATATCGTATTGACGGGCGAACAGGAGGCCGAGGTCGAGAAGATCGTCAAGGCCATCCAGTACCGCGACTACCTCCGTAAGATCGGCCTGCGCGAGATCGGCAAGCTGCTTTTCGTGGGCCCGCCGGGAACCGGCAAGACGTCCACGGCCCGTGCCATGTCCGCCCGCCTGAGGCTGCCCTTCCTCGAGGTCAAGCTCTCGATGATCACGTCCCAGTACCTGGGCGAGACGTCCAAGAACATCGATAAGGTGTTCGAGCTGGCCAAGAAGCTGAGCCCGTGTATCCTGTTCATCGACGAGTTCGACTTCGTCGCCAAGACCCGTACTTCGGACGAGCACGCCGCCATCAAGCGTGCCGTGAACACGCTGCTCAAGTGTATCGACGAGATCAGCCTGGTCAACGACGGCGTCCTGCTCATCGGCGCGACCAACCACCCGAAGCTGCTCGACAACGCCGTTTGGAGGCGTTTCGACGAGATCGTCATGTTCCCGCTGCCCGACCGTGACATGCGCAAGAAGATCTTCGAGCTGGTGCTCGACCCGATCGACGGCGATTTCGACATCGACGCGCTGGCGGACCGGACCGAGAACTATGCCGGGTCCGACTTACGTCTGATAGTCCGTGAGGCTGTGCTTAACGCTCTGACCGAGGACCGTACTAAGCTGAACCAGGAAGATATGATCAAGGCCCTCAAGCAGTTCGAGGACCGTATTAACCTGCGGCTTAATGACGATGCGGGCACCAGTTAA
- a CDS encoding A24 family peptidase C-terminal domain-containing protein, with protein sequence MYGWEWLDIVRIAICLVILGYSCVTDWKIRRAPNRLWYIMGGIGLVLGLYQLYSLNFNNYLVFSWALNIIFIFVLMYFLFYFFQYFGMSGLGGADAKALMAIALMFPYYPIIDIAGLSLPLTSVSRSIIFGLAVFGNALALNLVVPIAILIYNLVTVPFGELAASPMMALTGYKASIENLKGKHVRLMHKYLETPEGKPEIKRTFSGVDISEEIYDRITKWKNEGIIGPKVWITPKIPFLIPITLGFILSIVYGDILMQIISLILIH encoded by the coding sequence ATGTACGGTTGGGAATGGTTGGACATCGTTCGTATCGCCATATGCCTGGTCATTCTCGGCTATTCCTGCGTGACCGACTGGAAAATACGCCGTGCCCCCAATCGCCTGTGGTATATCATGGGCGGCATAGGGCTGGTACTCGGCCTATATCAGTTGTACAGCTTGAACTTTAACAATTATCTCGTATTCTCGTGGGCTTTGAACATCATCTTCATCTTCGTCCTGATGTACTTCCTGTTCTACTTCTTCCAGTACTTCGGGATGAGCGGGCTGGGCGGCGCCGACGCGAAGGCGCTCATGGCCATCGCCCTGATGTTCCCGTATTATCCGATTATAGACATAGCCGGCCTATCGCTGCCGCTGACGAGCGTGTCCCGCTCAATCATCTTTGGGCTGGCCGTCTTCGGCAACGCCCTGGCGCTGAACCTCGTGGTACCAATAGCCATATTGATCTATAACCTGGTCACTGTGCCATTCGGCGAGCTGGCCGCAAGCCCCATGATGGCCTTAACCGGCTACAAGGCAAGCATTGAGAACCTTAAGGGCAAGCACGTGCGCCTCATGCACAAATACCTGGAAACCCCGGAAGGCAAGCCCGAAATTAAGCGCACCTTCAGCGGGGTGGACATAAGCGAAGAGATCTACGACAGGATCACAAAGTGGAAGAACGAGGGCATCATCGGGCCGAAAGTCTGGATAACGCCCAAGATACCGTTCCTCATCCCCATAACGCTGGGATTCATACTGTCCATCGTGTACGGCGATATACTCATGCAGATCATATCGCTGATACTGATACACTGA
- a CDS encoding 4Fe-4S binding protein, whose product MPLTPASKPQHGAAGKTGTWRTFKPVVDREKCKDCGNCILYCPESCVDKGYNIDYDYCKGCGICANECPAKCIKMVRE is encoded by the coding sequence ATGCCGCTGACACCAGCGTCGAAGCCCCAGCACGGGGCCGCCGGCAAGACCGGCACCTGGAGGACGTTCAAGCCCGTCGTAGACCGGGAAAAGTGTAAGGACTGCGGTAACTGCATCCTGTATTGCCCCGAGTCCTGCGTCGACAAGGGCTATAACATCGACTACGACTATTGCAAAGGCTGCGGCATCTGTGCGAACGAGTGTCCCGCCAAGTGCATTAAGATGGTGAGGGAGTGA
- a CDS encoding 2-oxoacid:acceptor oxidoreductase family protein, producing MLEIRIHSRGGQGGVTASKLLAQAAFLEGKYGTAFPLYGAERRGAPVTSFTRISDHDIKVVSQVYNPDIVIVLDDTIMDLVDVTVGLKEGGLLVVNTENGEKLKDPKYNKFRIARVNVTDIALSLGLVLSGNPILNTPIVGAMAKLGVVKLESAEKAIRDMFSDERNVKAAEAAYEKVIV from the coding sequence ATGCTGGAGATACGCATCCACTCGAGAGGCGGCCAGGGCGGCGTCACGGCGTCGAAGCTGCTGGCACAGGCCGCGTTCCTTGAAGGCAAGTACGGCACGGCTTTTCCGCTATATGGCGCCGAGCGCCGCGGAGCGCCGGTCACATCGTTCACGCGCATCTCGGACCACGACATCAAGGTCGTGAGCCAGGTCTATAACCCGGACATTGTCATCGTGCTCGATGATACCATCATGGACCTGGTGGACGTCACTGTCGGGCTGAAGGAGGGAGGGCTGCTCGTCGTGAATACGGAGAACGGCGAGAAGCTCAAGGACCCGAAGTATAATAAATTCCGGATCGCCAGGGTCAATGTCACGGATATCGCCCTGTCGCTGGGCCTCGTCCTGTCGGGTAACCCGATCCTGAATACGCCCATAGTCGGCGCGATGGCGAAGCTCGGCGTGGTCAAGCTCGAGTCCGCGGAAAAAGCTATCAGGGACATGTTCAGCGACGAGCGCAACGTGAAGGCGGCGGAAGCGGCCTATGAAAAGGTGATCGTATGA
- a CDS encoding transketolase C-terminal domain-containing protein → MKKMATGNQAAALAVKESDVEVVAAYPITPQTEVVETIASFVETRQMKASYIRVESEHSALAACIGASASGARAFTATSSHGLLYMHEMIHWAAGARLPIVMANINRAVGPAWNIWAEHTDSLSQRDTGWLQFYAATVQEVYDTVLMSYRLAEKVNLPTMVCMDGFILSHAIQPLEITQPGDFIPPINIPHALDTNDPMSYGNLTAQNDYFKFRRAMHDAQKEANVECRSIEKEFAERFGRKYGPTDEYRTEDADTVIVGMGTMAREAEVAVDLLRKEGMKAGSIRVRQFRPFPKLNIEGKKVIVLDRDCSFGAGGILAQEIRFHHNVPVYNIIAGLGGQDVRYETIADLVRKAKPEGEFWLGVD, encoded by the coding sequence ATGAAGAAGATGGCAACAGGCAACCAGGCGGCCGCGCTCGCGGTCAAGGAGTCGGACGTCGAAGTGGTCGCTGCTTATCCTATCACCCCGCAGACCGAGGTCGTGGAGACCATCGCGAGCTTCGTCGAGACGAGGCAGATGAAGGCGTCCTACATTCGTGTCGAGAGCGAGCATTCTGCCCTTGCGGCCTGTATTGGTGCATCCGCCTCCGGAGCCCGGGCATTTACCGCTACGTCGAGCCACGGTTTGCTGTATATGCACGAGATGATCCACTGGGCTGCCGGAGCCCGACTCCCCATCGTGATGGCCAACATCAACAGGGCGGTCGGCCCTGCCTGGAACATCTGGGCCGAGCACACGGACTCACTATCACAGCGCGACACGGGATGGCTGCAGTTCTACGCGGCGACAGTCCAGGAAGTCTACGATACGGTACTCATGTCATACAGGCTGGCCGAAAAGGTCAACCTGCCTACAATGGTCTGCATGGACGGATTCATCCTTAGCCACGCCATTCAGCCCCTCGAGATCACACAGCCGGGCGACTTCATACCGCCCATCAACATACCGCACGCGCTGGACACGAACGACCCGATGTCCTACGGCAACCTGACGGCCCAGAATGACTACTTCAAGTTCAGGCGGGCCATGCACGACGCCCAGAAGGAGGCCAACGTCGAGTGCCGCTCTATCGAGAAGGAGTTCGCGGAGCGCTTCGGCCGCAAGTACGGGCCCACGGATGAGTACCGGACGGAGGACGCGGATACGGTCATCGTCGGCATGGGCACCATGGCACGGGAAGCCGAGGTGGCCGTCGACCTGCTGAGAAAGGAGGGCATGAAGGCCGGCTCTATCAGGGTCAGGCAGTTCCGGCCGTTCCCCAAGCTTAACATTGAGGGCAAGAAGGTCATTGTGCTGGACAGGGACTGCTCCTTCGGCGCCGGCGGCATACTGGCGCAGGAGATCCGGTTCCACCACAATGTGCCCGTCTACAACATCATCGCAGGCCTCGGCGGCCAGGACGTCCGCTACGAGACGATAGCGGACCTTGTGAGAAAGGCTAAGCCCGAAGGCGAGTTCTGGCTGGGGGTGGACTAA
- a CDS encoding thiamine pyrophosphate-dependent enzyme translates to MLDDIPEDEFLYKGNTACAGCSAMLALRYILKAAGPNTIIVNPACCSTVCQGTYPRSAYGVPVLNIAFAAAAAAADGIASAARNKGKNIIVFAGDGGTVDIGIQALSGAIERNANILYVCYDNEAYSNTGMQKSGSTPYGAITTTTPTGRKDSKKDIDLIIMAHRPRYMASASSAYPKDLFNKVQKALSIEGTKFIHVQCPCPSGWRYATEKSVELGKLAVRCGMWFLYEYEDGKLTLNAPTKAALKRPAPLEDYVKPQGRFKGVDIERLQKEVNEGMGRIRDMANMDALEKAKEGSQ, encoded by the coding sequence ATGCTGGACGACATCCCGGAGGATGAATTCCTCTATAAAGGCAACACGGCCTGTGCCGGGTGCAGCGCAATGCTGGCACTGCGCTATATTCTTAAGGCGGCCGGCCCGAATACGATCATCGTGAACCCCGCATGCTGCTCGACGGTATGCCAGGGCACCTATCCCAGGTCAGCTTACGGCGTTCCCGTGCTGAACATCGCGTTCGCCGCAGCGGCGGCAGCGGCCGACGGGATCGCCTCGGCGGCGCGGAACAAGGGCAAGAACATCATCGTCTTCGCGGGCGACGGCGGCACCGTGGACATCGGCATCCAGGCATTATCGGGCGCCATCGAGCGCAACGCCAACATCCTTTACGTTTGTTATGATAATGAGGCCTACTCTAACACGGGCATGCAGAAGAGCGGCTCTACGCCCTACGGCGCCATCACCACGACCACGCCGACCGGCAGGAAGGACTCCAAGAAGGACATTGACCTGATCATCATGGCCCACCGGCCCCGGTATATGGCCAGCGCGTCGTCGGCCTACCCGAAGGACCTCTTTAATAAAGTCCAGAAAGCCCTGAGCATCGAGGGCACGAAGTTCATCCACGTCCAGTGCCCGTGCCCGTCCGGCTGGCGCTACGCGACCGAGAAGTCGGTCGAGCTGGGAAAGCTGGCAGTCAGGTGCGGCATGTGGTTCCTCTACGAGTACGAGGACGGTAAGCTTACCTTGAACGCCCCCACGAAGGCAGCTTTGAAGAGGCCCGCACCGCTGGAAGACTACGTAAAGCCCCAGGGCCGGTTCAAGGGCGTCGACATCGAGCGCCTCCAGAAGGAGGTCAACGAGGGCATGGGTCGTATCCGGGACATGGCTAACATGGATGCCCTTGAGAAGGCAAAGGAGGGTTCGCAATGA
- a CDS encoding tetratricopeptide repeat protein, producing MSIKGGSSQSVIMQSLDIISNARKAIEVEPDNPDAHFQYARLLEHEGRLEDAGTEYLKAGEMKTDFADAYVCYANLLCRIGRYNDAETHYKKAICIAPRSYFARFSYAVMLEVMKRFEEAEDEYIAAASISTGI from the coding sequence ATGAGTATCAAGGGTGGTAGTAGCCAGTCCGTCATTATGCAGTCTTTGGACATAATATCGAATGCCCGTAAGGCCATTGAGGTGGAGCCCGATAACCCGGACGCTCATTTCCAGTACGCTAGGCTTCTGGAGCACGAGGGCCGGCTGGAGGACGCAGGCACTGAGTACCTGAAGGCCGGCGAGATGAAGACCGACTTTGCCGATGCATACGTGTGCTATGCGAACCTGCTGTGCCGTATCGGCCGGTACAACGATGCCGAAACACACTACAAGAAGGCGATATGTATCGCTCCCCGAAGCTATTTCGCACGTTTCAGCTACGCGGTCATGCTCGAGGTCATGAAACGCTTCGAGGAGGCCGAGGACGAATACATCGCCGCCGCATCGATCAGTACCGGAATATAA
- a CDS encoding glutaredoxin family protein: MPTLIIYTQPTCGYCQELKDYLRDNNIPFEEKDITKDRAAWDDLVNKYKARATPLVVFGEKTMLGFNPDELKKMLSAEQAPAR, translated from the coding sequence ATGCCTACGCTTATCATATATACTCAGCCGACGTGCGGCTATTGCCAGGAGCTGAAGGACTACCTGCGTGATAATAATATCCCGTTCGAGGAGAAGGATATCACTAAGGACAGGGCCGCGTGGGACGACCTCGTGAATAAGTATAAGGCCCGCGCTACGCCCCTGGTGGTTTTCGGCGAAAAGACGATGCTCGGTTTTAACCCGGACGAGCTCAAAAAAATGCTGAGTGCCGAGCAGGCTCCGGCCCGTTGA
- a CDS encoding B3/B4 domain-containing protein has product MEFSAAVLEKFPGICVVEGDITSVSITAENLGLEALKVDVARTIGSQYTLEKVKDDPVFRAYRDFFWSVGIDPTKTRPASEALVRRLLSGGKLPKINTAVDAYNLASALSGVPIAAFDADKLEGSLTMRFAAEGETFRGIGMKETIALKSNQVILTDSKKIIAIYPYRDSDDTKVTMDTKNIHIVSCGVPRIDKNKVLEAYGLCARYLKEYAGGSPSDPAPYP; this is encoded by the coding sequence ATGGAATTTAGCGCTGCCGTGCTGGAAAAGTTCCCGGGCATCTGTGTGGTCGAAGGGGATATCACATCGGTCAGCATCACTGCAGAGAACTTAGGCCTTGAGGCTTTGAAAGTGGACGTTGCACGGACCATCGGCTCGCAGTATACGCTCGAAAAGGTCAAGGACGACCCGGTATTCCGGGCATACCGGGACTTCTTCTGGAGCGTCGGCATCGACCCGACCAAGACCCGGCCCGCATCGGAGGCGCTGGTCCGCAGGCTACTTTCGGGCGGAAAGCTCCCGAAGATCAACACGGCGGTAGATGCTTACAACCTGGCATCCGCCCTGAGCGGCGTGCCCATCGCGGCCTTCGATGCCGATAAATTAGAAGGAAGCCTCACGATGCGATTCGCCGCCGAAGGCGAGACATTCCGGGGCATCGGCATGAAAGAGACCATCGCCCTCAAGTCGAACCAGGTGATCCTTACGGACTCCAAAAAGATCATCGCGATATACCCGTACAGGGACTCGGACGATACCAAAGTAACGATGGACACCAAAAATATCCACATCGTAAGCTGCGGAGTCCCTCGCATCGATAAAAACAAGGTGCTCGAGGCCTATGGCCTCTGTGCACGCTACCTGAAAGAATATGCGGGCGGCTCGCCCTCAGACCCGGCACCCTACCCTTAA
- a CDS encoding carbohydrate kinase family protein — translation MIATIGDINVDLIARIDRIPATGKQVVTRDLQMHGGGCSANFSLSCSRLGMGTQLFGKVGDDVFGRYVLLELEDNGVDTANVLLTDKRTGMTFAMVQGIERSFITYQGENATLCLDDIDISRISADIVHLPSYFLMDSLRHDYIKLIDLIHAAGIKVSFDTGWDPRGFIEETVGPLREILPKVDLFMPNMDEARNILKLGGDAGPEKAAGMLVGMGVKTAVVKVGEGGCWIADRNTSEYVPAFKVDVVDTTGAGDNFAAGFISAYISGRTLRESAVIGSATAALKIGGVGWPAYPERRQVNKFLSDRGFEGF, via the coding sequence ATGATCGCGACCATCGGCGACATCAACGTCGACCTGATAGCGCGAATAGACAGGATACCGGCCACGGGTAAGCAGGTCGTCACGCGGGACCTCCAGATGCACGGCGGCGGCTGCTCCGCGAACTTCTCGCTCTCCTGCTCCAGGCTGGGGATGGGAACGCAGCTATTCGGCAAGGTCGGCGACGACGTGTTCGGCCGGTATGTGCTCCTTGAACTGGAGGATAATGGCGTAGATACGGCGAACGTGCTGCTCACCGATAAAAGAACGGGCATGACATTCGCCATGGTGCAGGGCATCGAGCGCTCGTTCATCACATACCAGGGCGAGAACGCCACACTTTGCCTGGACGATATCGATATCTCAAGAATATCCGCAGATATCGTCCATCTTCCCTCGTACTTTTTAATGGACAGCCTGCGACACGATTACATTAAGCTCATTGACCTGATTCATGCGGCCGGTATCAAGGTATCGTTCGATACCGGCTGGGACCCCCGGGGATTCATAGAAGAGACGGTAGGCCCGCTCCGGGAAATATTGCCGAAAGTGGACCTGTTCATGCCGAATATGGACGAAGCCAGGAACATTTTAAAACTGGGCGGAGACGCCGGGCCGGAAAAGGCTGCCGGGATGCTGGTGGGTATGGGCGTTAAGACGGCGGTGGTCAAGGTCGGCGAAGGCGGCTGCTGGATCGCCGACCGGAACACGTCGGAGTATGTCCCGGCCTTTAAAGTAGACGTGGTAGATACTACCGGGGCCGGCGATAACTTCGCGGCCGGGTTCATAAGCGCGTACATAAGCGGCAGAACACTGCGCGAGTCGGCCGTGATAGGCAGCGCCACGGCGGCCCTCAAGATCGGCGGCGTAGGCTGGCCCGCCTATCCTGAGCGCCGACAGGTCAATAAATTCTTGAGCGATAGGGGCTTCGAGGGATTTTGA
- a CDS encoding 2,3-bisphosphoglycerate-independent phosphoglycerate mutase, whose protein sequence is MPAIANKILLIVLDGGSDRPVNGTTPLASADKPGLDALANGGINGIMDTVDIGVRPGSDVSHLALLGYDPYKYYTGRGPFEAAGVGIDVKKGDVAFRCDFATVEDGTVKDRRAGRIQDTDALAAAISEKVKVPGVDIIFKRSTGHRAALVLRGKGLSPDITDTDPHRDGLRLKECRATADTPEAKHTAGVVNSISEQAMGVLGDHPLNVDRKKQRLLPANAILLRGAGGVPEMPDFYGKYDMKGAVIASAGLIIGVGKLCGMECLTVGEMGAGLSGATERAKVEKAIAALGTHDFVLVNIKGADEAGHDGDFAKKKKFFEEMDPAFQSLLHLQRVLVIVTADHSTPVLVKRHTADPVPIVIHGPGVRIDDVSRFNELIAYQGGLHRLKGLDVMPIALDLLDKEEKYGA, encoded by the coding sequence ATGCCAGCTATCGCTAACAAGATACTACTCATTGTCCTCGATGGGGGCTCCGACAGGCCTGTGAACGGCACGACGCCTCTTGCCAGCGCCGATAAGCCCGGCCTCGACGCGCTGGCCAACGGCGGGATAAACGGCATCATGGACACCGTCGACATCGGCGTACGCCCGGGGTCGGACGTATCCCACCTGGCCCTCCTCGGGTATGACCCATATAAGTATTATACGGGCAGGGGGCCTTTCGAGGCCGCCGGCGTGGGGATCGACGTAAAAAAGGGCGACGTCGCTTTCAGATGCGACTTCGCCACGGTGGAGGATGGCACCGTGAAGGACAGGCGGGCCGGCAGGATACAGGATACGGACGCACTGGCAGCGGCAATCTCCGAGAAGGTGAAGGTGCCGGGCGTGGATATAATTTTTAAAAGGTCAACGGGGCACAGGGCAGCGCTCGTATTGAGGGGTAAAGGCCTATCGCCCGATATCACCGATACCGACCCCCATAGGGATGGCCTTCGGCTCAAAGAGTGTCGCGCTACGGCCGATACTCCGGAAGCAAAGCATACCGCAGGCGTCGTGAACAGTATATCAGAACAGGCCATGGGCGTCCTCGGAGACCATCCCCTGAACGTGGATAGAAAAAAACAGAGGCTTCTGCCGGCTAACGCCATCCTGTTAAGGGGTGCCGGCGGCGTGCCAGAAATGCCGGACTTTTACGGTAAATATGATATGAAAGGGGCGGTGATCGCCTCCGCCGGGCTGATCATCGGCGTCGGTAAGCTCTGCGGCATGGAATGCCTGACCGTCGGCGAAATGGGAGCCGGGCTGTCGGGCGCGACGGAGCGCGCCAAGGTCGAGAAGGCTATCGCCGCGCTGGGGACGCATGACTTCGTCCTGGTGAACATCAAAGGGGCGGACGAGGCCGGGCATGACGGCGACTTCGCGAAAAAGAAGAAATTTTTTGAGGAGATGGACCCGGCCTTCCAGAGCCTGCTGCACCTGCAGAGAGTGCTGGTCATCGTGACCGCCGACCATAGCACGCCCGTCCTCGTTAAACGCCATACTGCCGACCCGGTGCCGATCGTGATCCACGGGCCGGGGGTCAGAATTGACGATGTGAGCCGCTTTAACGAGCTTATCGCGTACCAGGGCGGGCTCCACCGGCTCAAAGGCCTGGACGTCATGCCCATCGCCCTGGACCTGCTCGATAAGGAGGAAAAGTACGGGGCATAA